The following coding sequences are from one Capsicum annuum cultivar UCD-10X-F1 chromosome 3, UCD10Xv1.1, whole genome shotgun sequence window:
- the LOC107866116 gene encoding uncharacterized protein LOC107866116 isoform X1, with the protein MKSTSKAFVLLVLFLIFVSSGTVEGLGTDVNRIHKFQKKMREIPRKLMGVDAVLDYDYAGPNPRHDPRKRGGNHP; encoded by the exons ATGAAATCCACTTCCAAAGCTTTTGTTCTACTTGTTTTATTTCTCATCTTTGTGTCATCAG GTACTGTTGAAGGCTTGGGAACTGACGTAAACCGTATTCACAAATTTCAAAAG AAGATGAGAGAAATACCAAGAAAGTTGATGGGGGTGGATGCAGTGTTAGATTATGACTATGCAGGACCTAATCCCAGGCATGATCCAAGAAAGAGAGGTGGCAATCACCCTTGA
- the LOC107866116 gene encoding uncharacterized protein LOC107866116 isoform X2, which translates to MKSTSKAFVLLVLFLIFVSSGTVEGLGTDVNRIHKFQKMREIPRKLMGVDAVLDYDYAGPNPRHDPRKRGGNHP; encoded by the exons ATGAAATCCACTTCCAAAGCTTTTGTTCTACTTGTTTTATTTCTCATCTTTGTGTCATCAG GTACTGTTGAAGGCTTGGGAACTGACGTAAACCGTATTCACAAATTTCAAAAG ATGAGAGAAATACCAAGAAAGTTGATGGGGGTGGATGCAGTGTTAGATTATGACTATGCAGGACCTAATCCCAGGCATGATCCAAGAAAGAGAGGTGGCAATCACCCTTGA